Proteins co-encoded in one Rhopalosiphum maidis isolate BTI-1 chromosome 2, ASM367621v3, whole genome shotgun sequence genomic window:
- the LOC113554094 gene encoding KRAB-A domain-containing protein 2-like isoform X1 produces MENKFKAAIDKIVSSKKRGDNIFYFSFEEYNNKIQKIKELKIGTLKKTVTNKRLIRKYDVVSIGGKEKLIKPIVDNESDVLYYVTVDELFEVIHAAHLSVGHGGRNRMMAVLKTKYCNVTTEAVMAYLGLCSNCQVKQSNPKRGLVTKPILHSAFNSRAQIDLIDMQSQNYNNYRYIMNYQVHLTKFVILKPLKTKRAEEIALNLIDIYTIFGAPAILHSDNGREFVNSIITNLNEMWGDIKIVHGKPRHSQTQGSIERANRDVEEILASWMTDNKSKDWQMALKFVQFQKNRALNSGIGRSPYEAMFGCTARTGLASVGIPYDEIEKLKSEEDIEELFNNSNHSDHINAVEDDLVSVGDLENEVNLETENDLRNTKDIDKRIEKIKDQRQKSVICLEKQASKMLRLTNEKFSKLDVGTTVRVPIPDVDRARGSPRNLLAVIISCENDMYKLCTEYGVLKHKYTRAQISPCKEKFLELDEAMKKIKDREITLREAAGHGIAGHQGFNRCNCKTGCGTKKCACNAAEMLCSSKCHGNQNCHNKSLL; encoded by the exons atggaGAACAAATTTAAAGCAGCAATTGACAAAATTGTCAGCAGTAAAAAGAGAGgtgacaatatattttattttagttttgaagaATACAACAACaagattcaaaaaataaaagaattaaaaattggaACACTAAAAAAAACGGTAACGAATAAAAGACTTATACGTAAATATGATGTTGTGTCAATTGGGggaaaagaaaaattgattaaaccTATAGTTGATAATGAATCTGACGTTTTATATTACGTCACAGTAGACGAGTTGTTTGAAGTAATTCATGCCGCACATTTATCAGTAGGGCATGGTGGTAGAAATAGGATGATGGCtgtgttaaaaacaaaatattgtaatgtgaCAACGGAGGCAGTTATGGCATATTTAGGTTTATGCAGTAATTGTCAAGTAAAACAATCAAATCCGAAAAGAGGGCTTGTGACAAAACCAATTCTACATTCCGCATTTAATTCAAGAGCGCAAATTGATTTGATTGACATGCAATctcaaaactataataattatcgctatataatgaattatcaaGTTCATTTAacgaaatttgttattttaaaacctcTGAAGACAAAAAGGGCCGAAGAAATcgctttaaatttgatagatatttatacaatatttggtGCACCCGCTATACTCCACTCGGATAATGGTCGTGAGTTTGTTAAttctattataacaaatttaaatgaaatgtggGGAGACATCAAAATTGTGCATGGCAAGCCTCGTCATAGCCAGACCCAAGGATCAATTGAACGCGCGAATAGGGACGTTGAAGAAATTTTGGCTTCTTGGATGActgataataaatcaaaagacTGGCAAATGGCATTAAAATTTGtgcaatttcaaaaaaatcggGCTTTGAACTCAG gtattggAAGATCACCATACGAGGCGATGTTTGGTTGTACAGCGAGAACAGGGTTAGCTTCAGTAGGGATACCTTACGATGAAATAGAAAAACTTAAGTCAGAAGAGGATATTGAAGAACTATTTAATAACAGCAACCATTCAGATCATATTAATGCAGTAGAAGACGATTTAGTCAGTGTTGGAGATCTTGAAAATGAAGTAAACTTGGAGACTGAAAATGATTTAAGAAATACTAAAgacatag ATAAAaggattgaaaaaattaaagaccAACGACAAAAATCGGTTATCTGTCTTGAAAAACAAGCGTCAAAAATGTTGAGATTGACTAACGAAAAATTTTCAAAGCTTGATGTCGGTACAACTGTTCGTGTCCCAATACCAGATGTCGATAGAGCACGAGGTTCTCCGCGTAATTTACTTGCTGTTATTATTTCATGCGAAAATgacatgtataaattat GTACAGAATATGGGGTGTTGAAACACAAATATACACGAGCACAAATTTCTCCGTGTAAAGAAAAATTTCTAGAGCTAGATGAAgccatgaaaaaaattaaagacagGGAAATAACATTAAGAGAAGCCGCAGGACACGGAATAGCTGGTCATCAAGGATTTAATCGATGCAACTGCAAAACTGGTTGTGGTACTAAAAAATGTGCTTGCAATGCAGCGGAAATGTTGTGCAGTTCAAAATGTCATGGAAACCAAAATTGTcacaataaatcattattataa
- the LOC113554094 gene encoding KRAB-A domain-containing protein 2-like isoform X2: protein MMAVLKTKYCNVTTEAVMAYLGLCSNCQVKQSNPKRGLVTKPILHSAFNSRAQIDLIDMQSQNYNNYRYIMNYQVHLTKFVILKPLKTKRAEEIALNLIDIYTIFGAPAILHSDNGREFVNSIITNLNEMWGDIKIVHGKPRHSQTQGSIERANRDVEEILASWMTDNKSKDWQMALKFVQFQKNRALNSGIGRSPYEAMFGCTARTGLASVGIPYDEIEKLKSEEDIEELFNNSNHSDHINAVEDDLVSVGDLENEVNLETENDLRNTKDIDKRIEKIKDQRQKSVICLEKQASKMLRLTNEKFSKLDVGTTVRVPIPDVDRARGSPRNLLAVIISCENDMYKLCTEYGVLKHKYTRAQISPCKEKFLELDEAMKKIKDREITLREAAGHGIAGHQGFNRCNCKTGCGTKKCACNAAEMLCSSKCHGNQNCHNKSLL, encoded by the exons ATGATGGCtgtgttaaaaacaaaatattgtaatgtgaCAACGGAGGCAGTTATGGCATATTTAGGTTTATGCAGTAATTGTCAAGTAAAACAATCAAATCCGAAAAGAGGGCTTGTGACAAAACCAATTCTACATTCCGCATTTAATTCAAGAGCGCAAATTGATTTGATTGACATGCAATctcaaaactataataattatcgctatataatgaattatcaaGTTCATTTAacgaaatttgttattttaaaacctcTGAAGACAAAAAGGGCCGAAGAAATcgctttaaatttgatagatatttatacaatatttggtGCACCCGCTATACTCCACTCGGATAATGGTCGTGAGTTTGTTAAttctattataacaaatttaaatgaaatgtggGGAGACATCAAAATTGTGCATGGCAAGCCTCGTCATAGCCAGACCCAAGGATCAATTGAACGCGCGAATAGGGACGTTGAAGAAATTTTGGCTTCTTGGATGActgataataaatcaaaagacTGGCAAATGGCATTAAAATTTGtgcaatttcaaaaaaatcggGCTTTGAACTCAG gtattggAAGATCACCATACGAGGCGATGTTTGGTTGTACAGCGAGAACAGGGTTAGCTTCAGTAGGGATACCTTACGATGAAATAGAAAAACTTAAGTCAGAAGAGGATATTGAAGAACTATTTAATAACAGCAACCATTCAGATCATATTAATGCAGTAGAAGACGATTTAGTCAGTGTTGGAGATCTTGAAAATGAAGTAAACTTGGAGACTGAAAATGATTTAAGAAATACTAAAgacatag ATAAAaggattgaaaaaattaaagaccAACGACAAAAATCGGTTATCTGTCTTGAAAAACAAGCGTCAAAAATGTTGAGATTGACTAACGAAAAATTTTCAAAGCTTGATGTCGGTACAACTGTTCGTGTCCCAATACCAGATGTCGATAGAGCACGAGGTTCTCCGCGTAATTTACTTGCTGTTATTATTTCATGCGAAAATgacatgtataaattat GTACAGAATATGGGGTGTTGAAACACAAATATACACGAGCACAAATTTCTCCGTGTAAAGAAAAATTTCTAGAGCTAGATGAAgccatgaaaaaaattaaagacagGGAAATAACATTAAGAGAAGCCGCAGGACACGGAATAGCTGGTCATCAAGGATTTAATCGATGCAACTGCAAAACTGGTTGTGGTACTAAAAAATGTGCTTGCAATGCAGCGGAAATGTTGTGCAGTTCAAAATGTCATGGAAACCAAAATTGTcacaataaatcattattataa